Proteins encoded in a region of the Gulosibacter sediminis genome:
- a CDS encoding MFS transporter: protein MSLSPAAPLPEDARARRAVGALFLTNGAIFANIVPRFPEIKAQLGLDNAVYGLAVIAYPLGAILAGLAAGALIRRFGSGKLAVAGTVATGLGVLAAGASPTLALFVAALAFGGAMDAVTDVAQNTHGLRVQRRYGKSIINSFHAIWSIGSVIGGAMSAAAIALHVPLALHLGISVVLFATVALIAYRYLLPGRDTEVELDTQGVEVVPAPAARPGPRIYVTLLMLVLIAIAGATVEDAGSSWAALYLSDSLGAPESLAALGFIALVGAQFVGRIIGDPLTDRFGQRTVAFAGGAVAFVGMGLALWFPSVPGTIAGFAAAGFGVATLIPAAMHRADELPGFRPGTGLTLVSWLLRLGFLLSPPLVGFVADHASLRLALLVVPLAGLVVMATAWALDGRTRE from the coding sequence ATGTCGTTGAGCCCCGCCGCCCCGCTCCCCGAGGACGCTCGAGCCCGGCGCGCGGTCGGCGCCCTTTTCCTCACGAACGGAGCGATCTTCGCGAACATCGTGCCCCGCTTCCCCGAGATCAAGGCGCAGCTCGGCCTCGACAATGCGGTCTACGGCCTCGCGGTCATCGCGTATCCCCTCGGCGCGATCCTCGCGGGCCTCGCGGCGGGCGCGCTCATCCGCCGCTTCGGCTCGGGCAAGCTCGCGGTCGCTGGCACGGTCGCGACGGGGCTCGGCGTGCTCGCCGCCGGCGCGTCGCCGACGCTCGCGCTGTTCGTCGCGGCGCTCGCCTTCGGCGGAGCGATGGATGCGGTCACCGACGTTGCGCAGAACACACACGGTCTGCGGGTGCAGCGCCGCTACGGCAAGTCGATCATCAACAGCTTCCACGCGATCTGGTCGATCGGCTCGGTGATCGGCGGCGCGATGTCGGCCGCCGCGATCGCGCTGCACGTACCGCTCGCGCTGCACCTCGGCATCTCAGTGGTGCTGTTCGCAACCGTCGCGCTCATCGCCTACCGCTATCTCTTACCGGGCCGTGACACCGAGGTTGAACTGGATACGCAGGGCGTCGAGGTCGTTCCCGCGCCTGCGGCCCGCCCGGGCCCGCGCATCTACGTGACGCTGCTCATGCTCGTACTCATTGCGATCGCCGGTGCGACGGTCGAGGACGCGGGTTCGTCGTGGGCCGCGCTCTACCTCTCGGACTCGCTCGGGGCGCCCGAGTCGCTGGCCGCGCTCGGCTTCATCGCGCTCGTCGGCGCGCAGTTCGTCGGCCGCATCATCGGCGACCCCCTCACCGACCGCTTCGGGCAGCGCACCGTCGCCTTCGCGGGCGGCGCCGTCGCGTTCGTCGGCATGGGCCTCGCGCTCTGGTTCCCGAGCGTGCCCGGCACGATCGCGGGCTTCGCGGCGGCCGGCTTCGGCGTCGCCACGCTCATCCCGGCGGCGATGCACCGGGCGGATGAGCTGCCCGGCTTCCGCCCCGGCACCGGCCTCACGCTCGTGTCGTGGCTGCTGCGCCTCGGCTTCCTGCTCTCGCCGCCGCTCGTCGGCTTCGTCGCCGACCATGCCTCGCTCCGGCTCGCCCTGCTCGTCGTCCCGCTCGCGGGGCTCGTCGTGATGGCGACGGCGTGGGCGCTCGACGGCCGCACGCGCGAGTAG
- a CDS encoding MsnO8 family LLM class oxidoreductase: MQISLLDRTRTRVGETDAQAVAATVERAVRADELGFHGFWVAEHHSVPGIASATPGLLLASIGARTRRIRLGTGGIMVPNHRPLLIAEHAALLEALHPGRVDLGLGGSLGFIPAVREALGRMRVSDEEYRDEIAQVRGFLRDEGPVRTMPRVAAPPIYLLAIRGGLKLAAELGLPAIVGGSLLNNAEALERYRNSYVPSEAAPEPRLVANVDVMVAVTRERARELLLPEAWALADSRNVGEFRALQPVDEVHRRRAAAGAKQQQEIAQQVRRGIAGTADEVAERLKEIVARTGAEGLLVSSSTFDREAVAATDEALATLLT, encoded by the coding sequence ATGCAGATCTCGCTGCTCGACCGCACGCGCACGCGCGTCGGCGAAACGGATGCGCAGGCCGTCGCGGCCACGGTCGAGCGGGCCGTGCGCGCCGACGAGCTCGGGTTTCACGGTTTCTGGGTCGCCGAACATCACAGCGTGCCCGGCATCGCGAGCGCGACCCCGGGCCTGCTACTCGCATCAATCGGCGCGCGCACCCGGCGCATCCGCCTCGGCACCGGCGGCATCATGGTGCCGAACCACCGCCCGCTCCTCATCGCCGAGCACGCGGCGCTGCTCGAAGCCCTGCATCCGGGCCGCGTCGACCTCGGGCTCGGCGGCTCGCTCGGCTTCATCCCCGCGGTGCGCGAGGCGCTCGGCCGGATGCGCGTGAGCGACGAAGAGTATCGCGACGAGATCGCGCAGGTGCGCGGCTTCCTCCGCGACGAGGGGCCGGTGCGCACGATGCCGCGGGTCGCCGCCCCGCCGATCTATCTGCTCGCGATTCGCGGCGGCCTCAAGCTCGCGGCTGAACTCGGCCTGCCCGCCATCGTCGGCGGTTCGCTGCTCAACAACGCCGAGGCGCTCGAGCGCTACCGCAACAGCTATGTACCGAGCGAAGCGGCGCCCGAGCCGCGGCTGGTCGCGAACGTCGACGTCATGGTGGCCGTAACCCGCGAGCGCGCCCGCGAGCTGCTCCTCCCGGAGGCGTGGGCGCTCGCCGACTCGCGCAACGTCGGCGAGTTCCGCGCCCTGCAACCGGTCGACGAGGTGCACCGCCGACGCGCGGCCGCCGGCGCGAAGCAGCAACAGGAAATCGCCCAACAGGTGCGGCGCGGCATCGCGGGCACGGCCGACGAGGTCGCCGAGCGGCTCAAGGAAATCGTCGCGCGCACCGGCGCCGAGGGCCTGCTCGTGAGCTCGAGCACCTTCGACCGCGAGGCCGTCGCCGCCACCGATGAGGCGCTCGCGACGCTGCTCACCTAA
- a CDS encoding ribokinase — protein sequence MSNSAAPRTQVIVVGSVNVDLTATGTPVPSAGETRTGDHFAMGLGGKGANQAVAAARAGASTKFVGCVGDDTFAVVAIHALREAGVSLGELHEVDGTTGVAHIRVDAASGDNSIFVIPGANAALTPERAVASLRAVASEAVVVLLQLEVPLETVVAVAAAAGELGLRVVLDPAPARELPASLWHDVEVVTPNEHEAGLLSGIEVTDDASAERAGRWFLERGASVALITRGAAGASLVTSVEVGHLRAAAVDAVDTTAAGDSFAGHLGAALAAGAELRVAVTRALAAGSLAATRPGASESIPTRDEVDRELAARR from the coding sequence ATGTCGAACTCTGCAGCGCCGCGAACCCAAGTCATTGTCGTCGGCAGCGTCAACGTCGACCTCACCGCGACGGGCACGCCGGTGCCGAGCGCGGGCGAGACCCGCACCGGCGACCACTTCGCCATGGGGCTTGGCGGCAAGGGGGCGAACCAGGCCGTCGCGGCCGCACGGGCGGGGGCGTCGACGAAGTTCGTCGGCTGCGTCGGCGACGACACCTTCGCCGTCGTCGCGATCCACGCACTGCGCGAGGCGGGCGTCTCCCTCGGCGAGCTGCACGAGGTCGACGGCACGACCGGCGTCGCGCACATTCGCGTCGACGCGGCGAGCGGCGACAACTCGATCTTTGTGATTCCAGGGGCGAACGCCGCCCTCACCCCCGAGCGGGCGGTCGCGAGTCTGCGGGCGGTCGCCAGCGAGGCTGTCGTCGTGCTGCTGCAGCTCGAGGTGCCGCTCGAGACGGTCGTCGCCGTTGCGGCCGCGGCCGGCGAGCTCGGCCTACGGGTCGTGCTCGACCCCGCGCCCGCGCGCGAGCTGCCCGCGTCGCTCTGGCACGACGTCGAGGTGGTCACCCCGAACGAGCACGAGGCCGGCCTGCTCTCGGGCATTGAGGTGACCGACGACGCCTCGGCCGAGCGCGCGGGGCGCTGGTTCCTCGAGCGGGGTGCCAGTGTCGCCCTCATTACGCGCGGGGCGGCCGGCGCGAGTCTCGTCACGAGCGTCGAGGTCGGGCACCTCCGCGCGGCCGCAGTCGACGCCGTCGACACGACCGCGGCCGGCGACTCGTTCGCGGGCCACCTCGGCGCCGCGCTCGCGGCGGGCGCCGAACTGCGCGTGGCCGTCACGCGAGCACTCGCGGCCGGTTCGCTCGCGGCGACGCGACCCGGCGCATCCGAGTCGATTCCGACGCGCGACGAGGTCGATCGCGAACTCGCGGCGCGACGCTAG